Sequence from the Undibacterium piscinae genome:
AGGCGATTATCTTCCTTTGGAAGTGATGTTGCCCGGCATGGTAGAACAGCGATTCGAGGAGCAATCACGCTCCAAAGAAACGATGGAGATCTTTGTAATGATCGATGACGCCGGTAGCATCATCGGTCGTGTATTTCACTTTAAGACTGTGCCATATTTTAATTCTAGGGAAATAGGCTATGGCATGTTTGCACCAGCGTCACGCGGCAAGGGCATCATGAGTGAGGCGGTGCAATTGCTGAGCGATTATCTGTTCAATACCTTGCTGATTAACCGTCTCAACATCCATATGAATGTCGATAATATCGCCTCAGAAAAGGTGGCGATCAAATGCGGTTTTAAGATGGAGGGAATCGCCCGCGGTGCTGCGTTTAGCCGGGGCAAGCATTCCGATCTCAAGATGTATGCTTTGCTGCGCGATGAATGGGAACAGCGCTAATTTACCTGTGTTTTAGCGTAACTGTTCAGCCTACTAGGAGCACGACAAAAAAACTAAGACCTCTCAACGCTGAGACGCCGAGACGCCGAGGAAAAACGGAGAACTACTTTGCCGTTCTCAGCGTCTCAGCGTCTCAGCGTCTAGTTAGTCGTTTGCAGCCGGATAGTCGCGCAAGTGAATACTCCACGCACTAATGTCAGGCAGCACATACTCGATACCGCCAAACCCATCATCCTCGGAAAAGGTTTTTCCGTGGTTGGTTTGAATGAGGTGTTAGCTGCCGCTGCCGTGCCTAAAGGCTCTTTCTATCATTACTTTAAATCCAAGGAATTGTTTGGTGAAGCTTTGCTGGAGAGTTATTTCGCCGATTACCTCGAGTATCTCGATCAGTTGCTGGGTAAGCGCGAAGGGTCTGGCGCCGAACGTCTGATGAGTTACTGGCGCGGTTGGCTGGAGTCTCAGGCCAGCGAAGATATGCAGGGTAAATGTCTGGCGGTCAAACTCGGTGGTGAAGTTTCTGATTTGTCGGAAGCGATGCGACTGGCCTTGCATCAGGGCACCGATCAGATCATTACGCGCCTGGCCGATTGCATCAGCGCCGGACTGGCTGACGGTTCGCTCAGCGGCGAGATGGATGCCCGGCATACGGCCGAAACCTTGTATGAGATGTGGCTGGGGGCAACCCTGCTGACCAAGATGCGGCGCAACCGCAGCGCCATGGAAGGCGCCATGATCGCGACGCTCAAGATGTTGAATCTAAAGTCCTGAGAGTGCTCGGCGCCAGATACCAGATACGTTAGATACGGTAACTTGGTACTACTTGGTGCTGAGTAGCAGTTGAAATGATAATTATGCGGTAATAAATAAGCGGTAATATGCAGTAACAAACCAAGCGGAGCTGATTGATCAATCAATCAAAGGAGGGGGGGCGGATAAAAAAGTTCGCTCAATTTTTTTTGCTTGATTCTAGACGACCAGTCTAATTTTGATGTTCATTGGAAATAAAGAGAGAAGCGTATGCGAAATTTCGAATTCTATAATCCTACCCGTATCGTCTTCGGTACCGAGACCGTGGCAAAACTGGCCGATCTGGTGCCAGGCAATGCCCGCGTACTGATACTGTACGGTGGTGCCAGCGCCAAAACTAACGGTACTCTGGATGAAGTCAAGGCTGCCCTGGGCGAGCGCGTCGTGCTGGAATTTGCCGGCATCGAGCCCAATCCTAGTTTTGAGACCATGATGCAGGCGGTAGAACTGGTGCGTCGCGAAAAGCTCGATTTCCTGCTGGCAGTCGGTGGTGGCTCGGTGATAGACGGCACCAAATTTGTCGCCGCTGCGGTTGAATTTGAAGGTGACGCCTGGGAAATCATGCAAAAGCGCGGACGTAACGTCAAGCGCGCATTGCCTTTCGGTAGCGTATTGACGCTGCCCGCAACCGGCTCGGAAATGAATAGCGGTGGCGTCATCATGCGCAAATCTACCCATGAGAAATTCTCTTTCATGAGCCGCTTTGTATTCCCGCAGTTTTCCATACTTGATCCGACTAAAACTTATACCTTGCCGAAAACCCAGATCGCCAATGGCATCGCCGACGCTTTCGTGCATGTGATCGAGCAGTATCTGACTTTCCCGGTACAAGCTTTGCCGCAAGACCGCTTTGCCGAAGGCCTGTTGCAAAGCCTGATCGAGATCGCGCCGCAAGCCATCTCGATGGAGCAGGATTATGATACCCGCGCCAACCTGATGTGGGTGGCAACCCTGGCCTTAAATGGCCTGATCGGTGCCGGTGTGCCGCAAGACTGGGCCAGCCACATGATAGGCCATGAAATTACCGCACTGTATGGCATCGACCATGCGCGTACCCTGGCCATCGTTTTGCCTTCACTGTTGAATGTGCAGCGCGAACACAAACGTGCCAAATTGCTGCAATACGCAGAACGCGTCTGGCACATCAGCGAAGGCACTGAAGAGCAGCGCATCGATCAGGCGATCTTGCGTACCCGCGAATTCTTCGAGGGCCTGGGAATTCAGACCCGCTTGTCCGGCTATCAGTTGGGCGAGGACGCGATAGACGCTATCTTGCTGCAACTCGAGGCACATGGTATGACGACGCTAGGTGAACAGCAAAATATCACTTTAGAGGTCAGCCGCGTGATTTTGCAGGGCGCACTGTAAGTACTGAACCCTTAGCTGGAATCCCTGAAAAACATCCCTACCAAGATCCATACAAATTAATAGGTCGAAATTATGTCAACTAACAACACGCAACATTCCCATATCAATCGTCAGATCACGCTTCGTTCACGTCCGGTTGGCGCGCCAACTGCTGCCAATTTCCATTTGCAGGAAACCGTGGTGCCTAGCCCGGCCGCCGGTCAGGTATTGCTGCGCAGCCTGTACCTGTCGCTGGATCCTTACATGCGCGGTCGTATGAGCGAGGCTAAGTCGTATGCCGATCCGGTTGCGCTGGGCGAAGTCATGTTAGGCGCTACCGTGTCGCGGGTAGAGAACTCGCAGCATCCGGATTATCAGGCCGGCGATCTGGTACTGGCTTTTGGCGGCTGGCAGGATTTCGTTTTGTCCGATGGCACTGGCCTGAGTAAGCTGGCACCGGGTATGGCGCATCCTTCGCTGGCGCTGGGCGTGCTCGGCATGCCAGGGTTTACCGCCTACATGGGCTTGCTTGATATCGGCCAGCCTAAAGCCGGTGAAACCGTCGTGGTGGCAGCTGCCAGCGGTGCGGTTGGCTCGGTCGTTGGGCAGATCGCCAAACTCAAGGGTTGTCATGTGGTCGGTATCGCCGGTGGCGCAGACAAGTGCCGCTCGGTGGTCGAAGAGCTGGGTTTTGATGTCTGTATCGATCACCGCAGTCCGGATTTTGCGGCGCAATTGGCGGCCGCTTGCCCTAAAGGGATAGACGTGTATTTTGAAAACGTCGGTGGTGCCGTGTTTGATGCGGTCTTGCCTTTGCTAAATACGGCAGCGCGGGTTCCGCTGTGCGGCCTGATCGCCCACTATAATGATACCGCCTTGCCGGAAGGTCCGGATCGCCTCGGCCTGCTGACCCGCACCATCCTGACCAAACGCATCAAGCTGCAAGGCTTCATCATTTTTGATGACTACGGTCATCGCTATCCTGAATTCCTGAGTCAGATGAGCAACTGGCTGAAAGAGGGCAAGATCAAGTTCCGCGAAGATATTGTCGAGGGGCTGGAACATGCGCCACAAGCCTTCATCGGCCTCTTGGAAGGAAAGAACTTCGGCAAGCTGGTGGTGAAAGTCGCCCCGGATGCCGCATCGAACGCTTAATGATTAGCGTCACTCAAGAATCCCCAAAATACAAGGAAACACGATGTTATTTACCCCACTTAAAGCTGGTGCCCTGAACCTGGCTAACCGCATGCTGATGGCGCCGTTGACGCGCGCACGCGCCGGCCTTAGCCACATGCCCAATGACTTGATGGCGGAATATTACGCCCAGCGCGCCAGCGCCGGTCTGATCATTACCGAATGCACGATGATCGCGCCGGATACCTCGGCATTTGTCGCCGAGCCTGGCATCTACACGCCAGAACAAGTGGCTGCATGGAAAAAAGTGACCGAGGCGGTGCACGCCAAGGGCGGCCAGATCGTCATGCAGATCTGGCACTCCGGTCGCGCAGCCCACCCGGCGATTAATCACGGCGCGGCCAATCTGGCGCCAAGCGCTATCGCGATAGAAGGTGAGATCCAGACCCTGGACGGCAAAGTGCCGCATGCCATCCCGCACGCCTTAACGACGGATGAAATTGCCGGTGTGGTGCAAGCTTTTGCCAATGCCGCTAAAAGTGCGATAGCGGCAGGTTTTGACGGGGTAGAAGTGCACGGTGCCAACGGTTACCTGATCGACCAGTTCTTGCGTGATAGCGCCAACCAGCGCACCGATAGTTACGGCGGCACTATGGAAAACCGCGCGCGTTTTCTGTTTGAAGTGCTGACTGCGGTTAGCGCGGCAATCGGTTCGGAACGCGTCGGGCTGCGTTTGTCACCGCTGAATAGCTTCAACAGCATGCAAGACAGCGACCCTATCGGCCTGACAGAATTTTTGGCGACCCGCTTAAACGATTTCAAGCTGGCCTACCTGCATGTGATGCGCGCCGATTTCTTCCAGATCCAGACCGGCGATGTCATGTCTGTCGCCCGCAAACACTACCAGGGCGTGTTGATCGGCAATATGGGCTATAGCAGCGATGAAGCGGCAGCGGCGATACAAGAGAATAAGCTCGATGCGGTGGCGTTTGGTACAGGCTTTTTAGCCAATCCGGATTTCCCGGCACGCGTTAAAGCGGGTGGTGCAATGAATGCTCCTGATCAGGCGACGTTCTATACCCCGGGCGCAAAAGGCTATACCGATTATCCCGGCATGCTCGCTGCTTAATTCAGATTATCAAGCTATTGAGCTTATTGAAAATAATCAGGGTGCGTAGCGACAGGCTCGCGCTGCACCCCTCTACCACCTACAAGGATTTAACATGAAAATATTAATGGTTTTAACCTCACACGACAAACTCGGCAACACCGGTGAAAAAACCGGTTTCTGGCTCGAAGAGTTCGCCGCCCCTTACTATGTCTTTAAAGACGCTGGCGTAAGCATCACCCTGGTATCTCCTTTGGGCGGCCAGCCACCGCTGGACCCGAAGAGCGATGACCCAGGTTCGCAAACCCCGGCAACCCTGCGCTTTAAGGCAGATGCCGCGGCACAAGCGGAGCTGGCAACGACACTGAAGTTGAGCGAAATCGCCGCAGCCGATTTTGATGCGGTGTTCTACCCGGGTGGTCATGGCCCATTGTGGGATCTGGCCGAAGACGCGTCTTCTATCGCCCTGATCGAGACTATGCTGGCAGCCGGCAAACCAGTGGCGGCGGTGTGTCATGCACCAGCGGTGTTACGTCATCCTAAGCTTGCAGATGGTAGCTCCGTGGTGCACGGCAAGCAGGTTACCGGCTTTACCAATACTGAAGAAGAGGCGGTTGGCCTGACCGAGGTCGTGCCATTTTTGGTGCAAGACATGCTGACGGCAAATGGCGGCGTGTATTCAAAAGCGGCAGACTGGCAGCCGTACGTGATTACCGATGGCTTGCTGGTTACCGGTCAAAATCCTGCCTCCTCAGAACCGGCAGCACATGCCCTGATGGCGCTGTTAGCTTAATTCCCTAAGTGATGATCTAAGTTCGCCCCTAAGTTTGCCCCTAAGCGTATCGGCATAGCTGATGCGTCTTGCCAGCCACTTTTGGCTTGCAGGGCGCATCAGGATTGGCTCTTCACTTCAGGGAGCTTCATGCTGTCATTACCAGACGCGTTCTGCGTCATTCTAGAAATCTATCCATGTCACGATTAAGCTCTTACGACCCGTATAACCAAGAGGTTATCGGCGACGTCGCCATTACTGAAGCGGCCGACATTGCGCCTATGGTAGCGCGGGCGCGTCTGGCGCAAGCGCCTTGGGCTGCGCTGTCGCTGGCCGCGCGTCAACAACAACTGACGCTGGCCTACCAGCAACTAGTGCCCTTGCAAGACCAGCTGGCCAGGCTCATCAGCCGCGAGATGGGCAAAGACTTGCGCCGCGCTAACTACGAGGCAGGCGGCACGCTACAAAGCGCCGCGTATTTTACGGAAGAGATTGCCGCAGCGCTGGCGCCCGAGTCCTTGGGGCGCAATGGCGAATTACAGTACCGGCCACTAGGCGTGGTGGCGGTGATCTCACCGTGGAATTACCCATTGGCGATGGCGAATAATCTGTTAGTGCCGGCACTGATGGCCGGTAATAGCGTGATCCTGAAACCTTCGGAACAAACCCCGCTGGTAGCCGAGGCATTCGTCAATGGCTTGAATCAGGTATTGCCGCCCGGCCTGCTGCAAATTGCCCACGGTGATGAAACTACCGGTCAGGCCCTGGTTGAGGCCGATATCAATATGATTGCGTTTACCGGCTCGATAGAGGCGGGCAAGCACATTATGGCCAATGCCGCTTCCGGCTTGAAGCGTCTGGTCATGGAACTGGGCGGGAATGATCCGATGATCGTCATGGCCGATGCCAATCTTGACGCGGCGGCGCGGTTTGCGGTCGCCAGTTCGTTTGAAAATGCAGGGCAAATGTGCACGTCGACTGAACGTATTTATGTCGATGCCCGTATCGCTGCAGAATTTGAAAGCAAAGTGCTGGCCTACGCACGCCAATATCAGGTCGGGCCTTGGGATCAGGCCAGGGTGAATATCGGCCCGCTCGCCAATCCGGCTCAGCATCAGCAAGTGTTGCGACAGTTGCAGGATGCCAGAGCCAAGGGCGCGCGCTTTTTGCTCGGTAGCGATGATTATCCGCTGCCGTTTATTCAGCCTACCGTGATCAGCGGGCTAAGCCGCGAGATGCTGCTGGAACAGGATGAAACCTTTGGTCCGGTGGTTGCGATTGCGCACTTTGAACGCATAGAGCAGGCGATACAGCGCGCCAATGACAGTCGCTATGGTTTGGGTGCCGTGGTGTTTGGCGGTGCCGCAGCTAATCAGGTTGCGCAACAACTGGAAGCCGGCATGATAGGCATCAACCAAGGTGTCGGCGGCGCTGGCGATGCGCCCTGGGTTGGTGCCAAGCAAAGTGGTTTTGGCTTCCACGGCTCAGCGGCCGGGCATCGCCAGTTTGCCCAGGTGCGCGTGATCAGCGGCTAAGCTGATGCTGGCCTGATGCTAGCCTGATGTGAACGGCAGCCGGACTGCCGTTCGCATTGATAAAAATCATTACAGAAAAGAAGCTAGAAATGAGCAAAGTATGAGCAAAGTATTGAATGCGGAATTGACTGCAGTATTGATGAGTGAAGCAAGTTCCGGCGTGACTAAAGACGATTTTTTTGTCGCCGCCTATGAAGCCGGAGCGGAAAATCCTTCGCTGCCTACCTGGGCCTCGAAGCGGCCTAATCTAGCCGCACTGGCGACTACGGCGCCAGCCCCGGCTGCCGTAACGCGGCGCGATCTGGAACAGGTGCCCGCGGCGTTTCAGTTACTCAATGTCCTGTCGCATGAGGAGTGCCGGCGTTTGATCGCGCTCAGTGAAACACTAGGCTTTTTGCCGGATGCTGCAGTTTCGCTACCGCGCCATATCCGGCATAACGATAGCTTAACCTGGGTGGTAGATGAACAGACCGACGGCTTGATCTGGCAACGGGTCGCGCATCTGATGACGGATACCGGCGATATTTTTCAGGGCAAGGCCGCGCTCGGCATCAATGCGCGTTTCCGCTTTTACCGCTATCAGCAAGACGATTATTTCAAACCGCACTCTGATGGTTCCTGGCCCGGTAGCCGCGTGATTGGTGAACAATTAATGGCGAACGCCTATCCGGACCGCTATAGCCAAATGAGCTTCCTGATTTTTCTGAGCGAGGATTTTGACGGCGGCGCCACGCGCTTTTTAGTCAATGCCGGGCAGCCGCAGCAACCGGCGCGGCGCGGCGATCCGGTGCGGGAAGTTGATATCCGTACGCCCACCGGCAGTATTTTGTGTTTTCCGCATGGCATGCATCCCTTGCATTGCATCCATAGTTCAGAACCGATCAGCCGTGGCGTCAAGTACATCATACGCAGTGATGTGTTGTTTGAACTCTGACTAGACGCTATCGCCTGCGTATGACCACCATGCGTAGGCGATAAGTCAGCGACGTGCCGAAAGCGATCGCTAATTTCCGGTTGAGCGAGGCCTTCGCCTGACAACCGCAATTACCTCCATTATCTTCAGCTTAGCCCCCCTCAGTCGCCGTATTCACTGTATTCACCGGATTGTGTTGCCGGTGCCGCTGGTGAAATTAGCCGGCGCATCGCACGGCTACGCTGCGACAATCATGCTTGTGCTAAAGTACCAGTATGAATTGGAAAAGCGCTGCGCCGGGCATACCATAAGCGTTTCATTTTGACGTTTCTTACGTTTGCTGTCTTACCAAGTTTGTGCCTGTTGGTCCTTCAGGTATGTATTTTTAAATCTCAAACAGGGATTTACTATGACTTCCTATCAAACTCGTCCTCTGGTTCATGTCGCTCGACTATGTCATATCAGCGTCCTTGCGCTTAGTCTTATTCTGGCTGCCTGCGGCGGTGCTTCAACTGGTTTGAACGGCAGCAATGGCAGCAATGGCTTTTCCGCCCTGAGCTCTATTAGTTTAGAGACGCCGGGTTTGCATTGTGCTGCTGGCGGTGCACGCATTGATGCCGGGCTGGATGCTAATGCAAATAATCAGCTCGATGCCTCGGAAATCAGCAGTACCCAATATGTATGCAATGGCATGACTGGTAATGCTGGTGCTGCAGGTAGCGCTGGCTTGGCAAGTCTGGTGAGTATGACTGCGGAACCTGCGGGCGCTAACTGTGCCAATAGTGGTTACAAGATCAGCGTGGGTCTGGATGCGAATGGCAACAGTGTTTTAGATGTATCAGAAGTCACGTCCGGCCAGTATCTTTGCCAGGGTACTGCCGGTGCAAACGGGAATAACGGTATCAGCAGCCTGATGGTGATAGTGGCAGAAACCGCGGGTGCCAATTGCGCCTATGGCGGAAATAAAATCACTTCCGGGCCGGATACGAATCTCAATGGCGCGCTCGACATCGCTGAGATTACGGCGACAAGTTATACCTGCAACGGTGCACCCGGGCCGGGCGTGAGCTGGACGAATGTGAGCTCTACCGCTGTTGCGGGGCAGTCAAATATCGGCTATCTGGCGAACAATGCCAGTGAGGTGACGGTAACTTTGCCAAATGCGCCACAAATCGGTGATTTACTTCAGGTAAGTGGCGTGGGAGCCGGTGGCTGGCGGATTGCCCAGAATGCCGGGCAATCAATTTTAACCAAGGGTATCGCAGGTAGTAATGCACCAGCGGGTTTGAGCTGGACCGCCCGCGATATCGTTCGCACCTGGGATGGGATTACTTCGTCGGGCGATGGCAGTAAACTGGCGGCATACGTAGTCAATGGGCAAATTTACACTTCCACCGACTCCGGAGTGAGCTGGGTCGCGCGCGATAGTAATCGCGGGTGGGATTCGATCACCTCCTCCAGCGATGGCAGTAAGTTAGTCGCGGCAGTCAATCCTGGTCAAATCTACACCTCCAGCGATTCTGGCGTGAGTTGGACTGCCCGTGACAGTAATCGTAATTGGATATCCGTTACGTCTTCCGCCGATGGTAGCAAGCTCGCTGCAGTGGTAAATGGCGGTCAAATTTATACTTCCGGCGATTCTGGCGTGAGCTGGACCGCCCGCGACAGCAATCGTGCCTGGATCTCGATTGCGTCTTCCAGCGATGGCAGCAAGCTCGCTGCGGTCGTCACTAATGGCCAAATTTACACATCCAGTGATAGTGGTGTGAACTGGACCGCCCGTGATAGCAACCGAAATTGGCGTTCTATCGCCTCATCGAGTGACGGCAGTAAGTTGGTGGCAGGAGTATTTGGCGGCCAGATTTATACTTCCATCGATACTGGTGTGAACTGGATCGCCCGTGACAGCAATCGCAACTGGTATGCCATCGCTTCTTCCAGCGACGGCAGTAAGCTGGCCGCCGCGGTATTTACAAATAAGATTTATACTTCCAACGATTTTGGAGTCAGTTGGGCGGCACGCGAAAACAATCGTTTTTGGCGCGGGATTGCATCCTCGGCGAATGGTAATCAGCTCGTTGCCGTGGGGAGCAACGATCAAATTTACACTTCAGTCGGGGTCCAGACTACTCCGGGAGTGGCGGGGTCGATTACCGGTGGACAGTACGATACCGTGTCCCTCCAATATGTCGGCGCAAGTCTATGGCTGCCTTTGAGCTACACGATTTTTTCTAGCAGCGGGATACAGGCTAACTAAGGTGAATATGGCGAGACCAAAAACCAAGCACCTGCTGCCTTGCGGCCAGCCTTAGTCTGCCTTCGCTGTTGCTGCCATTTAGCGATACTGAGAGGGGGTATTTTTCACTTACGCCCGTCGTTATTGCG
This genomic interval carries:
- a CDS encoding GNAT family N-acetyltransferase, producing MIKGSCFHLRHLKKDELPRYTELINHPDSKGDYLPLEVMLPGMVEQRFEEQSRSKETMEIFVMIDDAGSIIGRVFHFKTVPYFNSREIGYGMFAPASRGKGIMSEAVQLLSDYLFNTLLINRLNIHMNVDNIASEKVAIKCGFKMEGIARGAAFSRGKHSDLKMYALLRDEWEQR
- a CDS encoding TetR/AcrR family transcriptional regulator encodes the protein MNTPRTNVRQHILDTAKPIILGKGFSVVGLNEVLAAAAVPKGSFYHYFKSKELFGEALLESYFADYLEYLDQLLGKREGSGAERLMSYWRGWLESQASEDMQGKCLAVKLGGEVSDLSEAMRLALHQGTDQIITRLADCISAGLADGSLSGEMDARHTAETLYEMWLGATLLTKMRRNRSAMEGAMIATLKMLNLKS
- a CDS encoding iron-containing alcohol dehydrogenase → MRNFEFYNPTRIVFGTETVAKLADLVPGNARVLILYGGASAKTNGTLDEVKAALGERVVLEFAGIEPNPSFETMMQAVELVRREKLDFLLAVGGGSVIDGTKFVAAAVEFEGDAWEIMQKRGRNVKRALPFGSVLTLPATGSEMNSGGVIMRKSTHEKFSFMSRFVFPQFSILDPTKTYTLPKTQIANGIADAFVHVIEQYLTFPVQALPQDRFAEGLLQSLIEIAPQAISMEQDYDTRANLMWVATLALNGLIGAGVPQDWASHMIGHEITALYGIDHARTLAIVLPSLLNVQREHKRAKLLQYAERVWHISEGTEEQRIDQAILRTREFFEGLGIQTRLSGYQLGEDAIDAILLQLEAHGMTTLGEQQNITLEVSRVILQGAL
- a CDS encoding NADP-dependent oxidoreductase, coding for MSTNNTQHSHINRQITLRSRPVGAPTAANFHLQETVVPSPAAGQVLLRSLYLSLDPYMRGRMSEAKSYADPVALGEVMLGATVSRVENSQHPDYQAGDLVLAFGGWQDFVLSDGTGLSKLAPGMAHPSLALGVLGMPGFTAYMGLLDIGQPKAGETVVVAAASGAVGSVVGQIAKLKGCHVVGIAGGADKCRSVVEELGFDVCIDHRSPDFAAQLAAACPKGIDVYFENVGGAVFDAVLPLLNTAARVPLCGLIAHYNDTALPEGPDRLGLLTRTILTKRIKLQGFIIFDDYGHRYPEFLSQMSNWLKEGKIKFREDIVEGLEHAPQAFIGLLEGKNFGKLVVKVAPDAASNA
- a CDS encoding alkene reductase, yielding MLFTPLKAGALNLANRMLMAPLTRARAGLSHMPNDLMAEYYAQRASAGLIITECTMIAPDTSAFVAEPGIYTPEQVAAWKKVTEAVHAKGGQIVMQIWHSGRAAHPAINHGAANLAPSAIAIEGEIQTLDGKVPHAIPHALTTDEIAGVVQAFANAAKSAIAAGFDGVEVHGANGYLIDQFLRDSANQRTDSYGGTMENRARFLFEVLTAVSAAIGSERVGLRLSPLNSFNSMQDSDPIGLTEFLATRLNDFKLAYLHVMRADFFQIQTGDVMSVARKHYQGVLIGNMGYSSDEAAAAIQENKLDAVAFGTGFLANPDFPARVKAGGAMNAPDQATFYTPGAKGYTDYPGMLAA
- a CDS encoding type 1 glutamine amidotransferase domain-containing protein, which translates into the protein MKILMVLTSHDKLGNTGEKTGFWLEEFAAPYYVFKDAGVSITLVSPLGGQPPLDPKSDDPGSQTPATLRFKADAAAQAELATTLKLSEIAAADFDAVFYPGGHGPLWDLAEDASSIALIETMLAAGKPVAAVCHAPAVLRHPKLADGSSVVHGKQVTGFTNTEEEAVGLTEVVPFLVQDMLTANGGVYSKAADWQPYVITDGLLVTGQNPASSEPAAHALMALLA
- a CDS encoding aldehyde dehydrogenase, whose translation is MSRLSSYDPYNQEVIGDVAITEAADIAPMVARARLAQAPWAALSLAARQQQLTLAYQQLVPLQDQLARLISREMGKDLRRANYEAGGTLQSAAYFTEEIAAALAPESLGRNGELQYRPLGVVAVISPWNYPLAMANNLLVPALMAGNSVILKPSEQTPLVAEAFVNGLNQVLPPGLLQIAHGDETTGQALVEADINMIAFTGSIEAGKHIMANAASGLKRLVMELGGNDPMIVMADANLDAAARFAVASSFENAGQMCTSTERIYVDARIAAEFESKVLAYARQYQVGPWDQARVNIGPLANPAQHQQVLRQLQDARAKGARFLLGSDDYPLPFIQPTVISGLSREMLLEQDETFGPVVAIAHFERIEQAIQRANDSRYGLGAVVFGGAAANQVAQQLEAGMIGINQGVGGAGDAPWVGAKQSGFGFHGSAAGHRQFAQVRVISG
- a CDS encoding oxidoreductase; the encoded protein is MSEASSGVTKDDFFVAAYEAGAENPSLPTWASKRPNLAALATTAPAPAAVTRRDLEQVPAAFQLLNVLSHEECRRLIALSETLGFLPDAAVSLPRHIRHNDSLTWVVDEQTDGLIWQRVAHLMTDTGDIFQGKAALGINARFRFYRYQQDDYFKPHSDGSWPGSRVIGEQLMANAYPDRYSQMSFLIFLSEDFDGGATRFLVNAGQPQQPARRGDPVREVDIRTPTGSILCFPHGMHPLHCIHSSEPISRGVKYIIRSDVLFEL